The Triticum aestivum cultivar Chinese Spring chromosome 7B, IWGSC CS RefSeq v2.1, whole genome shotgun sequence genome window below encodes:
- the LOC123161748 gene encoding uncharacterized protein, whose protein sequence is MSSANATSCVYGEIWIDGFARLHKGGDFTSSPSSNTLQEFGDVWLAAAQRQLSLRPKSPSPEELTKRRQERKRKGLVIALNTYAKRNNMQLTDLEFVEEKERNQVYGRGALYVHSNFLVKGSDGKPTMFFAEMHPDCTQEEDVVCCTPLEENDYGHCVECDDRANELRHPSGGGYLGGHDEMIFHFEELDSDDDCFM, encoded by the exons ATGTCGTCGGCCAACGCAACCTCTTGTGTTTATGGAGAAATTTGGAT TGACGGCTTTGCCAGACTGCACAAAGGGGGTGATTTCACTTCTAGCCCATCATCAAATACTCTCCAGGAGTTCGGTGATGTTTGGCTTGCTGCCGCCCAGCGCCAGCTCAGCCTCAGGCCCAAGTCGCCGTCCCCTGAGGAGCTGACGAAACGCAGACAGGAGCGTAAGCGCAAGGGCTTGGTCATAGCGCTCAACACATATGCCAAGCGAAACAACATGCAG CTCACTGATTTAGAATTCGTGGAAGAGAAAGAGAGGAACCAAGTCTATGGACGCGGAGCACTATATGTGCACTCCAACTTTCTGGTGAAAGGTTCAGATGGCAAACCTACTATGTTCTTTGCTGAGATGCATCCTGACTGCACACAGGAAGAGGATGTTGTCTGCTGCACTCCTTTGGAAGAAAATGACTATG GTCATTGTGTCGAGTGTGACGATCGAGCAAACGAGCTTAGGCATCCCTCGGGTGGTGGCTACTTGGGTGGACATGATGAGATGATTTTTCACTTTGAGGAGCTGGACAGTGATGATGACTGTTTTATGTGA